A stretch of DNA from Acidobacteriota bacterium:
CCGGGCTTCCACCGCGACGAGGCACGCGCCGATCTCGGCCGAGCTCTCAAACTACCGCCCTGGCTGGAGAGCGAGCGCCGGCGCATCGAGGAGATGCTGCCGGAAGTGGACTTCGCCGAGGGTGGCGCCTCGGAGGACTCGTGAGCTCCTGGCACCAGGGTGGTCCGGTGGCGCGTTGGGGGAACCCTCGCCGAGGCGCCGTCGTGCTGCTCCACGGCCGAGGGGCTTCGGCGGAGAGCATTCTGATGCTGGCTCGTCATCTCGAGCGGGAAGATCTCCTGT
This window harbors:
- a CDS encoding ring-cleaving dioxygenase; its protein translation is PGFHRDEARADLGRALKLPPWLESERRRIEEMLPEVDFAEGGASEDS